From the genome of Cyanobacterium sp. T60_A2020_053:
TATCTATATACTCATTTTTTCGGTAATTATTATGATGCCAAGTTGATAAAATAAAAGAGCTATTTATATTACTTAAACAATCAAATAATTTTTGTTCATCTATAATATTCCAACTATTATAATAATCAACATTTCTATCGATATAAGGTGGATCACAATAAATTAAACTATTTGTATTAAATTTGTTAATTGTTGTTTCAAAACTTTGATGAATAAACGTGATATTTTTAGATTTAATAATATTGGATACTTTTTCTACTTGATTAACAATTTTTGTTATATAAGCACGGGCAAATCGATGAGGTTTTCGACAAAAAGGAATATTAAACTCTCCTTTTTTATTAAATCGTATCATGCCATTAAAACCTGAACGATTTAGAAATAAAAAGTCTAATGGGGAATGTTTTTGATTAAATCTATGTCGAATTTTATAGTAATGATTTTCGCCTATTTCTAACAGTTTTTGACCTTCATATTCTAAGAATGTGCGAACAATATCACTATTAATTATTCCTTCTTGAATAGAAGAATAAAAATTAATCAAATGAGGGTTAGTATCACATAAAATCATATTATGAATATCAAGATTAAATCCAACAATACCAGTTCCCATAAACGGTTCTATCCATATACCAGCATAATTTTTAGGAATCAAATTTTTAATTACAGGAACTAACTTTGTTTTAATTCCTTGAGATTTTATAGGGGGTATTATAGTCATAATTATTAACTCTTTTTCTTTGTTTTTTGTAAATTAATTAAAATTTTATCTAGCCCTTTAAATTCTAAAAATTCAGTAAGTTTAGTTAGCTTTTTAAATTTCTTTGGATTCTTAGAATCAGGTACTTGCAACACCCCTTGATTAATCCAATATTCATCAAATATTTTTTCTCCTAAATTAATAAAAACTCCATTGCCATTTAAAATATCTTCAATATAATCAATACTACCTATATTAGCTGTGTTTCCGCTACCTCCTTTATCACTAGCAATTTTCCATTTTTCTTCCGCAAAAAAGAGTAAATCTTTAATAACAGAAGTGATATTATTAAGTTCTGACAAATTTAAAATTTTTGTTTCGTCAATATCTCCTGCCAATGCTCTTGTATATAATATTCCTAGACAAAAATGAGCATGATATTCACTATAGGGATATTGTATATTTTTTTTACTAGAACGATTGCGAAAATACTCACCATGAGAGCCTAAAGTAAAGCCATTACAGAATCCTTGATATTCTGTTAAACGATATGTTGTTTTGATGTCAACAGCATATTTTATAGATGAATTTGTTTTAGAAATAAAAGATAAATCTGGATACCAGTTTTGTTTTTCTGCCAACACAATATCAAAATTAATATTTTCTGCAAATTGTTTAAACTTTGGGAATAATTGTATCTCTAAAATTTTAGAAATAATTTTTGAATCGGAGGAAATAGTGTAAATATTTTGTTCCGTATCAATAAAGCCTTTTATCCTCCAATCCCCACTTTTTATTGAGACATATTCAGTTAAAGTTTGAGCAAATTTTTTTAATTCTTCTAAAAATTCTTCTTTGTTTGGTATCATTTTTTTATTAATAATCATGAAATATAGTCTTTAAATAGGGTGAGAAAATCCCACCCCATTGACTTAGAAATTACCAGTTAAGGCTTCCTTGCACCTATCGCAAATCAAAGGTTCATCGCTAAAACTTCCCACTGTGGTAGAATAATTCCAGCAACGCTCACATTTGTGACCCCCAGCGCCCTCCACCGCTACCTTGAGAGTAGTATTATTAAGTAAAATCTCGCCTTTATATTCACAAGCATTCAAAACAGATTCATCACTGACTAACTCCACCTGCGATACCA
Proteins encoded in this window:
- a CDS encoding Dam family site-specific DNA-(adenine-N6)-methyltransferase; this translates as MMTIIPPIKSQGIKTKLVPVIKNLIPKNYAGIWIEPFMGTGIVGFNLDIHNMILCDTNPHLINFYSSIQEGIINSDIVRTFLEYEGQKLLEIGENHYYKIRHRFNQKHSPLDFLFLNRSGFNGMIRFNKKGEFNIPFCRKPHRFARAYITKIVNQVEKVSNIIKSKNITFIHQSFETTINKFNTNSLIYCDPPYIDRNVDYYNSWNIIDEQKLFDCLSNINSSFILSTWHHNNYRKNEYIDKLWSKFNIITYDHFYFVGGKETNRNSITEAIITNYNTNFTDVSNLSGQEETNCNPYQQLEMFTNIV
- a CDS encoding EcoRV family type II restriction endonuclease: MIPNKEEFLEELKKFAQTLTEYVSIKSGDWRIKGFIDTEQNIYTISSDSKIISKILEIQLFPKFKQFAENINFDIVLAEKQNWYPDLSFISKTNSSIKYAVDIKTTYRLTEYQGFCNGFTLGSHGEYFRNRSSKKNIQYPYSEYHAHFCLGILYTRALAGDIDETKILNLSELNNITSVIKDLLFFAEEKWKIASDKGGSGNTANIGSIDYIEDILNGNGVFINLGEKIFDEYWINQGVLQVPDSKNPKKFKKLTKLTEFLEFKGLDKILINLQKTKKKS